The Nitrospira sp. genome contains a region encoding:
- a CDS encoding NAD(P)H-dependent oxidoreductase subunit E, producing the protein MTFSETYKDEIAEILSRYPVKRSALIPLLYVAQRDQGYVTESAMKDIAQILKLTPPQVYETITFYTMFNLKPVGKYHLQVCKSLMCALVGSDTVIEWIKTKLGIAPGESTADGLFSLSVVECLAACGTGPMMQVNEDYYEQLTEEKLDRILSDLRSTGTSPLKSGPFMWPEPASAEQGV; encoded by the coding sequence ATGACTTTTTCAGAAACATATAAAGACGAAATCGCCGAGATCTTATCGCGCTATCCGGTCAAGCGCTCCGCCCTGATCCCGCTGCTCTACGTCGCCCAGCGGGACCAGGGCTATGTGACCGAGTCGGCCATGAAGGACATCGCACAAATTCTCAAACTGACCCCCCCGCAGGTCTACGAGACGATTACGTTTTACACGATGTTTAACCTGAAGCCGGTGGGCAAGTACCACCTTCAAGTGTGCAAATCCCTCATGTGTGCCCTCGTCGGGTCGGATACCGTGATCGAATGGATTAAGACGAAGCTGGGAATTGCGCCGGGCGAATCCACGGCCGACGGACTGTTTAGCCTCAGCGTGGTGGAATGTTTAGCGGCTTGCGGGACCGGTCCCATGATGCAGGTCAATGAAGACTATTATGAGCAACTGACCGAAGAAAAGCTGGACAGGATATTGTCCGATCTTCGTTCGACCGGGACCAGTCCGCTCAAGAGCGGCCCCTTCATGTGGCCGGAACCGGCGTCCGCGGAACAGGGCGTGTGA